Proteins encoded within one genomic window of Prauserella marina:
- a CDS encoding HemK2/MTQ2 family protein methyltransferase, with protein MPSVWSIWPGNTGGRDATSIVVARAVSWRPKILFPVGMGSFGARCAGYGLCVWLLRLPGVYRPQADTWLLAKALREAGIRPGAKVLDLGAGCGALAVEAAAAGAGDVTAVDRSRRAVLCAAVNAGIRGLPVRTLRGDLLEQREQGPFDVVLANPPYVPCAADMDVETTAQRAWNAGIDGRKFLDPLCANAASLLTRGGSLLMVHSALCGTARTLSALRRSGLKAAVVARAMEPFGPVLRERAGYLAERGLISPGENFEELVVIRADRVERPW; from the coding sequence GTGCCGAGCGTCTGGTCGATCTGGCCCGGCAACACGGGCGGTCGTGACGCCACCTCGATTGTCGTGGCACGGGCCGTCTCGTGGCGTCCCAAGATCCTGTTTCCGGTGGGCATGGGCAGTTTCGGTGCGCGTTGCGCTGGGTATGGCCTGTGCGTGTGGCTGCTGAGATTGCCCGGTGTGTACCGCCCGCAAGCCGACACGTGGTTGCTGGCCAAGGCCTTGCGGGAAGCCGGTATTCGCCCTGGCGCCAAAGTGCTGGATCTGGGCGCCGGGTGCGGCGCTCTCGCCGTGGAAGCGGCGGCTGCGGGGGCTGGCGACGTGACGGCTGTGGACCGCAGCAGGCGAGCCGTGTTGTGTGCGGCCGTCAACGCCGGGATCCGGGGGCTGCCCGTGCGGACCCTGCGCGGTGACTTGCTGGAACAGCGGGAGCAGGGCCCTTTCGATGTGGTGCTGGCCAATCCTCCGTATGTGCCGTGCGCGGCGGACATGGACGTCGAGACGACCGCGCAACGCGCCTGGAACGCGGGCATCGACGGCAGGAAATTCCTGGATCCCTTGTGTGCCAATGCGGCATCGTTGCTTACTCGTGGCGGCTCCTTACTGATGGTGCATTCGGCATTGTGTGGTACCGCTCGGACACTGAGCGCTCTGCGCCGCTCGGGATTGAAGGCCGCCGTGGTCGCGAGGGCGATGGAGCCATTCGGGCCGGTATTACGCGAGCGGGCGGGTTATCTGGCCGAGCGAGGGCTTATCTCGCCGGGGGAGAACTTCGAGGAGTTGGTGGTGATCCGTGCCGACCGAGTCGAACGGCCGTGGTGA
- a CDS encoding CDGSH iron-sulfur domain-containing protein has protein sequence MRMVAGGPLLVEGPVDLEMPDGSVVSADRFVVAVCLCRRSKRYPLCDTSHRRRIRTNPESS, from the coding sequence ATGAGGATGGTCGCCGGCGGTCCGTTGCTCGTCGAAGGGCCCGTGGACCTGGAGATGCCGGACGGCAGCGTCGTCAGCGCGGACCGCTTCGTGGTGGCAGTGTGTCTGTGCCGCCGGAGCAAGCGGTATCCGTTGTGTGACACCAGCCATCGCCGACGAATCCGCACCAACCCGGAGTCCTCTTAG
- a CDS encoding iron-containing redox enzyme family protein: MTAVAVGAEERGAVLPEARGPVSAAVLGALRDSAAEPAFPLAEARRSDPYGDDLQLALHCCYELHYRGFAGARGDWEWDPGLLRLRGVLEAVFLGALRSDVDGGTDADRAVASLLVEPIDAHGVSHYLRDHGQWWHMREYLALRSIYHHKEADPHAWVIPRLRGKAKAALVSVEFDEFGGGRAERMHSRLYTDLLAVTGLQTGYLHYLDQAPAEMLAVVNLMSLCGLHRSLRGALVGHFAAAEITTAPTAQRLDIGLRRLGLSEQDRVFYTEHIEADAVHEQIMRHDVIGDLLATEPELAADVVFGIQATEHLEARFADRVLRSWTNERTAFRSAPITS, from the coding sequence ATGACAGCTGTTGCCGTTGGCGCGGAGGAACGCGGTGCTGTCCTGCCGGAAGCCCGCGGGCCGGTGTCAGCAGCGGTGCTGGGCGCTCTGCGGGACAGCGCCGCGGAGCCGGCGTTCCCGTTGGCGGAAGCGAGGCGAAGCGACCCCTACGGGGACGATCTCCAGCTCGCGTTGCACTGCTGCTACGAATTGCACTATCGCGGTTTCGCCGGTGCGCGCGGCGACTGGGAATGGGATCCTGGGCTCCTGCGGTTGCGCGGCGTGCTGGAGGCAGTCTTTCTCGGGGCGCTGCGCTCGGATGTCGACGGCGGAACCGACGCCGACCGCGCCGTGGCGAGCCTGCTTGTCGAACCGATCGACGCTCACGGGGTCAGCCATTACCTTCGCGACCACGGCCAGTGGTGGCACATGCGGGAGTACCTCGCGCTTCGCTCGATCTACCACCACAAGGAGGCGGATCCGCACGCGTGGGTCATCCCCAGGCTGCGAGGGAAGGCCAAAGCGGCGCTGGTATCGGTCGAATTCGACGAGTTCGGCGGCGGCAGGGCCGAACGGATGCACTCCCGGTTGTATACCGACCTGCTCGCCGTGACCGGCCTGCAAACCGGATACCTGCACTATCTTGACCAAGCCCCGGCCGAGATGCTGGCCGTGGTCAACCTGATGTCCTTGTGCGGGCTTCACCGGAGCCTCCGTGGCGCGCTGGTCGGACACTTCGCCGCCGCCGAGATCACCACCGCGCCGACCGCCCAACGTCTCGACATCGGGTTGCGACGACTCGGTCTCTCCGAACAGGACCGCGTTTTCTACACCGAACACATCGAGGCCGACGCGGTACACGAACAAATCATGCGTCACGACGTGATCGGCGACCTGCTGGCGACGGAACCGGAACTGGCCGCCGATGTGGTCTTCGGTATCCAGGCCACCGAGCACCTCGAAGCACGATTCGCCGACCGGGTGCTGCGTTCATGGACCAACGAGCGCACCGCGTTCCGCTCCGCGCCTATTACATCCTAA
- a CDS encoding manganese catalase family protein: MFRHTKLLQFEAKPQRPDAAYARKLQELIGGAYGEMTVTMQYLFQGWNCRIEGKYKDLIMDTATEEIGHVEMLATMVARLLDGAPATETAEAADKDPVMAAVLGGMDPQQAIVAGGGALPNNSQGVPWNGGYIVASGNLLADFRANAAAEAQGRLQTARLYNMTDDPGVKEMLQFNLARDTVHQKQWLAAIEELEADGIEGPIAPSALFDVENSDHNNTVWHLSDGPDGAKGGWSADGDIEYLEAPKPLGGPATAPKPDPNLFGTYAPAQDASGTLKGKAKQAKNKLKDNGR, encoded by the coding sequence GTGTTCCGGCACACCAAACTGCTGCAGTTCGAGGCCAAACCGCAACGGCCGGACGCGGCATACGCGCGCAAACTGCAGGAGCTGATCGGCGGCGCCTACGGTGAGATGACGGTGACGATGCAGTATCTGTTCCAGGGCTGGAACTGCCGCATCGAAGGAAAGTACAAGGATCTCATCATGGACACGGCGACCGAGGAGATCGGGCACGTCGAGATGCTGGCGACGATGGTGGCCCGGTTGCTTGACGGCGCACCGGCCACCGAAACGGCCGAAGCGGCGGACAAGGATCCGGTGATGGCAGCGGTTCTGGGTGGCATGGATCCGCAGCAGGCGATCGTCGCGGGCGGCGGCGCATTGCCGAACAACAGCCAGGGTGTGCCTTGGAACGGCGGTTACATCGTGGCGAGCGGAAACCTACTGGCTGATTTTCGCGCCAATGCCGCCGCTGAAGCGCAGGGGCGGCTCCAGACCGCGCGACTGTACAACATGACCGACGATCCGGGCGTGAAGGAAATGCTCCAGTTCAATCTCGCCCGCGACACCGTTCACCAGAAGCAGTGGCTCGCGGCGATCGAGGAGCTGGAAGCCGATGGCATCGAAGGCCCGATCGCGCCGTCGGCCCTTTTCGACGTCGAGAACAGCGATCACAACAACACCGTCTGGCACCTCTCGGACGGCCCTGACGGCGCCAAAGGCGGGTGGAGTGCCGACGGAGACATCGAGTACCTGGAAGCTCCGAAACCACTCGGCGGACCGGCGACCGCACCGAAACCGGACCCGAACCTGTTCGGGACCTACGCTCCGGCGCAGGACGCTTCAGGGACCCTTAAGGGGAAGGCAAAGCAGGCGAAGAACAAGCTCAAGGACAACGGTCGTTGA
- a CDS encoding CBS domain-containing protein, producing MTKARNIMTSNPQCVRTSDAVLDAARKMADASVGALPICAQDDQLKGMLTDRDIVVQVLAAGKDPRAVQAGDLAQGEAVTIGADDEAEEILRTMSEHKVRRLPVIDGHDLVGIVAQADVARALREPKVGDLLEALSTD from the coding sequence ATGACCAAGGCACGCAACATCATGACCAGTAATCCCCAGTGCGTGCGCACCAGCGACGCGGTGCTGGACGCGGCCCGAAAAATGGCCGACGCTTCCGTGGGCGCACTGCCCATCTGCGCTCAGGACGATCAGCTCAAGGGCATGCTCACCGACCGCGACATCGTCGTTCAGGTACTTGCCGCCGGGAAGGACCCACGCGCGGTTCAGGCCGGGGACCTCGCACAGGGCGAAGCCGTGACCATCGGCGCCGACGACGAGGCGGAAGAGATTTTGCGCACGATGAGCGAGCACAAGGTCCGCAGGCTGCCGGTCATCGACGGCCACGATCTTGTCGGGATCGTCGCCCAGGCCGATGTCGCCCGCGCTCTTCGTGAACCGAAGGTCGGTGACCTGCTAGAAGCTCTGTCGACCGATTGA
- a CDS encoding FUSC family protein, whose product MGFIRRLAELSYQPVGWLRAAITDSGREREGVIQAAKMAGAAVVSWLIAREIGPSQSFIAPYAAVFLMSETVLRSLLGVAQQLSALVLGVLLAFVSIKVTGEPVLAMGLAVFLGMLIGQWHQFGGSGVWIGITALLMLGYGTADQQGFLLLRVGESAIGAGIGAAVNIFVLPPVHLRDTQYAARELSREVGSLVRGFAESIRADLSRYDPRSWLRRARAMQFSVRKADDAARRAREGARFNPRWHLPRRHVRSTSPARYLAAIGALQVIVDQVQRMAEALAWLQRMQDTDAPLESPFKERFAGALDDLAAAIDGYERLPVLDSGSLDRRLAALLGWIRDERVALGERSQRDSGDGIIGVRGVETTLLLALEQAGHAISDDYARRDNQSVER is encoded by the coding sequence GTGGGGTTCATACGCAGGTTGGCCGAACTCTCCTACCAGCCGGTCGGCTGGTTGCGGGCGGCCATCACCGATTCCGGTCGAGAGCGCGAAGGCGTCATCCAGGCGGCGAAAATGGCGGGAGCCGCGGTGGTGTCGTGGCTCATCGCGAGGGAGATCGGCCCTTCTCAGTCGTTCATCGCCCCCTATGCCGCGGTGTTCCTTATGAGCGAAACCGTCTTGCGCTCGTTACTCGGAGTGGCGCAGCAGCTCAGTGCGCTGGTCCTGGGTGTGTTGCTGGCTTTCGTCAGCATCAAGGTGACCGGCGAACCTGTTCTGGCGATGGGACTAGCGGTCTTCCTCGGCATGTTGATAGGGCAGTGGCACCAGTTCGGAGGCAGCGGTGTCTGGATCGGTATCACAGCGTTGCTCATGCTCGGGTACGGAACCGCCGATCAACAAGGCTTCCTGCTGCTCAGAGTGGGTGAGTCGGCTATCGGTGCGGGCATCGGGGCCGCGGTGAACATCTTCGTGCTTCCGCCGGTGCACTTGCGCGACACCCAGTACGCGGCCAGGGAGCTCAGCCGTGAGGTCGGTTCGCTGGTTCGGGGTTTCGCCGAGAGTATCCGGGCCGATCTGTCGAGGTACGATCCGCGATCCTGGCTACGACGCGCGCGGGCAATGCAGTTCTCGGTGCGCAAAGCCGACGACGCGGCCAGACGCGCGCGAGAGGGCGCGCGGTTCAACCCGCGTTGGCATCTGCCCCGCCGCCATGTCCGGTCGACGTCTCCCGCGCGTTACCTCGCGGCTATCGGCGCGCTGCAGGTGATCGTGGATCAGGTACAACGAATGGCCGAGGCGCTGGCGTGGCTGCAACGGATGCAAGACACGGACGCGCCGCTGGAATCGCCCTTCAAGGAGCGGTTCGCCGGGGCCCTGGATGACTTGGCCGCGGCAATCGACGGTTACGAGCGCCTGCCCGTACTCGACAGCGGCTCGCTCGACAGGCGACTGGCTGCGCTACTGGGCTGGATTCGCGACGAGCGAGTGGCCCTCGGCGAGCGCAGTCAGCGAGACTCCGGGGACGGGATCATCGGTGTTCGCGGCGTCGAAACGACATTGTTGCTGGCGCTGGAACAGGCCGGGCACGCGATCAGCGACGATTACGCCAGGAGGGATAACCAGAGCGTGGAGAGGTGA
- a CDS encoding STAS domain-containing protein gives MTTANILPRQDIVNGLLTIERFPQYEGVWVVSAAGDLDTRTTPIFMRAVREIDAVHPSILVLDLSSVHYLAIGGVRALCAIAEQSRAHRRRLKVVARTHAVRHAIKVCGVVDQVPLCGSRSDALVGTFDRRHATSP, from the coding sequence ATGACGACAGCAAACATACTGCCGCGCCAAGACATCGTGAATGGCTTGTTGACGATCGAGCGTTTCCCTCAGTACGAGGGGGTCTGGGTGGTATCCGCGGCGGGTGACCTCGACACCCGCACCACACCGATCTTCATGCGTGCGGTGAGAGAAATCGATGCAGTACACCCCAGCATCCTCGTGCTGGACCTGTCATCCGTCCACTACCTCGCCATTGGAGGAGTACGGGCATTGTGTGCGATCGCTGAGCAGTCCCGGGCTCATCGCCGCCGGTTGAAAGTGGTCGCGCGCACCCATGCTGTTCGCCACGCCATCAAGGTATGCGGGGTGGTCGACCAGGTACCTTTGTGCGGCAGCAGGTCTGACGCGCTTGTCGGAACGTTCGACCGGCGCCACGCCACGTCGCCCTGA
- a CDS encoding DUF4383 domain-containing protein, translating into MVVAALFLVVGILGFVPGVTTNYDSLTFAGHHSGALLLGVFAVSVLHNIVHLLFGVAGFVLARTAGGARGYLIGGGVVYAVLWLYGLLIGQDSAANFVPLNTADNWLHLGLAVLMIGLGAVLGTRGTTTSRRGGAE; encoded by the coding sequence ATGGTCGTCGCGGCGTTGTTCCTCGTGGTGGGCATTCTCGGTTTTGTTCCCGGTGTCACGACCAATTACGACAGCCTGACCTTCGCCGGTCATCATTCCGGTGCTCTGTTGCTGGGCGTTTTCGCCGTGTCCGTGTTGCACAACATCGTGCACCTGCTCTTCGGTGTCGCCGGTTTCGTCCTGGCACGTACCGCGGGCGGAGCGCGTGGCTACCTCATCGGCGGTGGTGTGGTTTACGCGGTCCTGTGGCTCTACGGCCTGCTGATCGGTCAGGACTCCGCCGCCAACTTCGTTCCGCTGAACACGGCCGACAATTGGCTGCATCTCGGCTTGGCGGTACTCATGATCGGCCTCGGCGCCGTGCTGGGCACGCGGGGGACGACCACGAGTCGCCGAGGTGGCGCGGAGTGA
- a CDS encoding FAD-dependent oxidoreductase translates to MRLPDPLSLWLDTAPAPGRANRPLPSEADVVVVGAGIAGLTTAYRLAAEGRSVVVLEAGRVAGGVSGHTTAKISAQHALKYAQLAAHKGTEAARRYGRTQLDALEWIATTSAELGIECAFERRDSLVHTSERQMVGQLESEAEAAAEAGLPAERVPDIELPVDAAGAVRFTGQAQFHPRRWLLGLADAVEHRGGVILEGSPVSKVDEGTVPVVHTAHGSVRARDVVIATHYPILDRGLYFARLNVVRDLVVAGEGRIPPGMYLDAVTHRSVRSYDGLVLVGGEHYRTGARVDVEARYAALAEAAAGFGVTSLTHRWSAHDLSTVDGVPYVGRYHPGSKRLWVATGFGQWGMTGGTAAGLLLDRLIRGDDPPEAGLYDPNRFDPRSTPALARDNLTVAKYFVGDHVRALGGETRADSLRPGEGAVTRAGVRFAATYVAEDGRRHTVNARCTHLGCLVAFNNAEKTWDCPCHGSRFAPDGSVIQGPATRPLPPMEP, encoded by the coding sequence ATGCGATTGCCCGATCCCCTGTCGTTGTGGCTGGACACGGCACCAGCACCCGGCCGCGCGAACCGGCCGCTTCCCTCGGAGGCCGACGTCGTCGTCGTGGGCGCCGGGATCGCGGGGCTGACGACCGCGTACCGGCTCGCAGCGGAAGGCCGTTCCGTCGTGGTACTGGAGGCGGGCCGGGTCGCCGGTGGGGTATCGGGGCACACGACGGCGAAGATCAGTGCCCAGCACGCGCTCAAGTACGCACAGCTCGCCGCCCACAAGGGCACCGAGGCGGCTCGCCGGTACGGGCGTACGCAGCTCGACGCGCTGGAGTGGATAGCCACCACGTCGGCGGAACTGGGGATCGAATGTGCTTTCGAACGTCGCGACAGCCTGGTTCACACGTCGGAGCGGCAGATGGTCGGGCAGCTCGAATCGGAGGCGGAAGCGGCGGCCGAAGCGGGCCTGCCCGCGGAGCGCGTGCCGGATATCGAGCTGCCGGTCGACGCCGCCGGTGCTGTCCGGTTCACCGGGCAGGCGCAGTTCCACCCCCGCCGCTGGCTGCTGGGCCTCGCAGATGCCGTCGAACACCGCGGAGGCGTCATTCTCGAAGGTAGCCCGGTGAGCAAGGTCGACGAGGGCACCGTTCCTGTCGTGCACACCGCACACGGGAGCGTCCGGGCGCGCGATGTCGTGATCGCCACCCACTACCCGATACTCGACAGAGGCTTGTACTTCGCGCGGTTGAACGTCGTGCGGGACCTGGTCGTAGCCGGCGAAGGCCGGATTCCGCCCGGAATGTATCTCGACGCCGTTACGCACAGGTCGGTTCGCTCCTACGACGGGCTCGTGCTTGTCGGGGGTGAGCATTACCGGACCGGTGCGCGGGTCGATGTCGAGGCGCGCTACGCGGCGCTCGCCGAAGCCGCGGCGGGCTTCGGGGTGACGTCGTTGACTCATCGGTGGTCAGCACACGATCTATCCACTGTGGACGGTGTCCCGTATGTGGGGCGGTATCATCCCGGGAGTAAGCGGTTGTGGGTGGCCACCGGCTTCGGCCAGTGGGGAATGACCGGAGGAACGGCGGCGGGTCTGCTGCTGGACCGACTGATCCGGGGCGACGACCCGCCCGAGGCAGGACTCTACGACCCGAACAGGTTCGATCCGCGCTCGACGCCCGCGCTGGCGCGCGACAACCTGACGGTCGCCAAGTACTTCGTCGGCGACCACGTCCGTGCCTTGGGCGGGGAAACCAGGGCGGACTCACTTCGTCCTGGTGAGGGTGCCGTGACGCGCGCGGGCGTCCGGTTCGCCGCCACCTACGTGGCGGAGGACGGCAGGCGGCACACGGTGAACGCACGCTGCACGCACCTCGGCTGCCTCGTCGCCTTCAACAACGCCGAGAAAACCTGGGACTGCCCATGTCACGGTTCCCGATTCGCTCCAGACGGCTCCGTGATCCAAGGCCCGGCCACTCGCCCGCTTCCGCCGATGGAGCCGTGA
- a CDS encoding DUF5994 family protein yields MTSSPHTLIATPSTSTVIEPPRHTLRLRLKPKAPTTGYVDGAWWPRSRDLAAELPALLAVLAIRPGRIERVTYNLTMWEPAARRLTIEGRTVRLEGFRSQHPDTVTVTGQGRQRLTLLVVAPETTPASAHDTLMTASQRDNVDSTDTLLALSRVTPVATLKNTGTELMEAATQRWEVDGGRVR; encoded by the coding sequence ATGACGTCGAGCCCGCACACACTGATCGCCACCCCATCGACCTCGACGGTCATCGAGCCGCCTCGGCACACACTGCGCTTGCGCTTGAAGCCGAAGGCGCCCACCACGGGGTATGTCGACGGTGCGTGGTGGCCCCGATCCCGGGATCTGGCCGCCGAATTGCCGGCGCTGCTTGCGGTGCTGGCAATTCGGCCGGGCCGGATCGAGCGGGTCACCTACAACTTGACCATGTGGGAGCCAGCCGCGCGCCGTCTGACGATCGAGGGCCGCACGGTCCGGTTGGAGGGGTTCCGTTCGCAACACCCTGACACCGTGACAGTGACCGGGCAGGGCCGGCAACGCCTGACCCTGCTCGTGGTCGCGCCTGAAACCACGCCAGCGTCTGCGCATGACACCCTGATGACAGCATCGCAGCGAGACAACGTTGACAGTACCGACACGCTTCTTGCGCTAAGCCGTGTCACACCGGTCGCCACGCTCAAGAACACGGGGACGGAGCTTATGGAGGCAGCGACACAGCGCTGGGAAGTCGACGGTGGCCGCGTCCGATGA
- a CDS encoding GNAT family N-acetyltransferase: MTASDSTTPPSRPPLVTARLMLRGWQVDDAPAALAVYGHEAVTRWLSPAMDRVPDLAAMRLLLQQWIAETARTALPAGRWAIQRRSDGHVIGGAALLSLPPGNEDLEIGWQLYPDTWGHGYASEATYVLAEWAFRHDVDEIFAVVLPGNTRAAATVRRNGMHWVGETSKYFGLTLQVFRLRSADLDQAAPNAQLPPTFGAN, encoded by the coding sequence ATGACGGCAAGCGATTCGACCACGCCGCCGTCGCGTCCTCCATTGGTCACCGCGCGGTTGATGCTGCGGGGCTGGCAGGTCGACGACGCGCCCGCGGCACTGGCCGTCTACGGGCACGAGGCGGTGACACGCTGGCTCAGCCCGGCCATGGACCGAGTGCCCGATCTGGCGGCCATGCGCCTGTTGCTGCAGCAGTGGATCGCCGAAACCGCCCGGACGGCTTTACCAGCCGGGCGCTGGGCGATTCAGCGGCGCAGCGACGGTCACGTCATCGGCGGGGCGGCTCTGCTGTCCCTCCCGCCGGGCAATGAGGATCTCGAGATCGGTTGGCAGCTCTACCCCGACACCTGGGGCCACGGATACGCCAGCGAAGCCACCTACGTGCTAGCTGAGTGGGCCTTCCGGCACGACGTTGATGAAATCTTCGCTGTCGTCCTACCGGGGAACACCCGAGCCGCCGCCACCGTCCGCCGCAACGGCATGCACTGGGTCGGCGAAACCAGCAAGTACTTCGGGCTGACGCTGCAAGTCTTCCGGCTCCGCTCGGCCGACCTCGATCAGGCTGCCCCCAACGCCCAGCTCCCACCCACCTTCGGTGCGAACTGA
- a CDS encoding DUF6307 family protein — MTSHTVFVSLYDKRVKLVQDVLNEHTNHSDEECRVLAVRVLHTLDTIPERIR, encoded by the coding sequence ATGACCTCGCATACCGTTTTCGTCTCCCTCTACGACAAACGCGTCAAGCTCGTACAGGACGTCTTGAACGAGCATACGAACCATTCGGACGAAGAATGCCGTGTGCTCGCGGTACGGGTGTTGCACACTCTGGACACGATCCCTGAGAGAATACGCTGA
- a CDS encoding GAF and ANTAR domain-containing protein has translation MAFVDMADTLVDDYDVVEVLHRLADYCVSLLGASAAVLSLSDQRGGLRLMASSPERAGLLETQTEQGPSLEAYLTGELVQIDDLTTATTRWPEFTPEALAEGFHTVQAVPLRLRGQIIGALNLFGRDTKLGPRNLKVARALADTATIGILQERAIRRGEVLAEQLQRALNSRVIIEQAKGVLSHAAGLPMDHVFQYLRTYSRDRNLHLHDVANDIVRGHLEPGAIVDAHKARDRHQPRSAP, from the coding sequence TTGGCGTTCGTCGACATGGCCGACACGCTCGTCGACGACTACGACGTGGTCGAAGTGCTCCACCGACTCGCCGACTACTGCGTGTCGCTCCTCGGGGCATCCGCGGCAGTGTTGTCGCTGTCCGATCAACGCGGCGGCCTGCGCTTGATGGCCTCCTCCCCGGAGCGTGCCGGCCTGCTGGAAACCCAGACCGAGCAGGGCCCGTCCCTGGAGGCCTATCTCACCGGCGAACTCGTTCAGATCGACGATCTCACCACGGCGACCACACGTTGGCCGGAGTTCACGCCGGAAGCGCTCGCGGAAGGATTTCACACGGTGCAGGCCGTGCCGCTGCGACTCCGTGGCCAGATCATCGGTGCGCTGAACCTGTTCGGCCGTGACACCAAGCTGGGCCCACGCAATCTCAAGGTCGCGCGTGCACTGGCCGACACCGCCACCATCGGCATCCTGCAAGAGCGCGCGATCCGCCGCGGCGAAGTCCTCGCCGAGCAGCTTCAACGGGCACTGAACAGCCGGGTAATCATCGAACAGGCCAAAGGCGTGCTCTCCCACGCCGCGGGCCTTCCGATGGACCATGTCTTCCAGTACCTGCGCACCTACAGCCGCGACCGCAACCTGCACCTGCACGACGTCGCGAACGACATCGTGCGCGGACACCTGGAACCCGGTGCCATCGTCGACGCCCACAAGGCCCGCGATCGTCACCAACCGCGCTCCGCGCCCTGA
- a CDS encoding GAF and ANTAR domain-containing protein: protein MRKAVAQVTAGDDVAESLRLVSAVLAALRDNDDGLPPIVRVCRACVALLPVDGAAISIIASSGHRQSLYASDAVAAHLETVQFSLGEGPCFEAFDTGEPVLVPDLAQDAAVAWPVFAAQMNPADVGAIFAIPLRRGTARVGAIDMYRRTPGWLLDAELSTALKIADIATSALLTASNTGADGEIDEMWLTTLPGDRAVVHQATGIVIAEFGIPAEQALARLRGYAFVTDRLLDEVAGDLVAKRLHPRVIDR, encoded by the coding sequence ATGAGGAAGGCGGTGGCGCAGGTGACCGCAGGCGACGACGTCGCCGAGTCGCTACGTTTGGTGTCGGCGGTGCTGGCTGCGTTGCGCGACAACGACGACGGGTTGCCGCCCATCGTGCGGGTGTGCCGAGCGTGTGTGGCGTTGCTGCCGGTGGACGGTGCGGCCATCTCGATCATCGCCAGCAGTGGGCATCGGCAGAGCCTCTACGCCAGTGACGCGGTGGCGGCGCATCTGGAGACCGTGCAGTTCAGCCTGGGGGAAGGACCGTGTTTCGAGGCGTTCGACACCGGCGAACCGGTACTCGTTCCCGACCTGGCGCAGGATGCCGCTGTCGCATGGCCGGTGTTCGCCGCACAGATGAACCCGGCCGACGTCGGCGCGATCTTCGCGATCCCGCTGAGGAGGGGCACCGCGCGGGTGGGCGCCATCGATATGTACCGACGGACCCCCGGATGGCTCCTGGACGCCGAACTGTCCACAGCGCTGAAGATCGCCGACATCGCCACCAGCGCGCTGCTGACCGCCTCAAACACCGGCGCGGACGGTGAGATCGACGAAATGTGGTTGACCACGCTGCCTGGCGACCGGGCCGTGGTGCATCAGGCCACCGGCATCGTGATCGCCGAGTTCGGGATTCCCGCCGAGCAGGCGCTGGCCCGGCTACGTGGCTACGCGTTCGTGACGGACCGGTTGCTGGACGAGGTCGCGGGGGATCTGGTGGCGAAACGACTGCATCCACGGGTGATCGACAGATGA
- a CDS encoding DUF6292 family protein — protein MSDDTTTASLRRGLEGYLRAVAGELAVPAEATSFEISDTVSAYLGLTRRWDQRPRHDLMLLWDEQHGWALAVETEPGEPTTVVGYLASEQVAPAPTVVARFVTDALTGYGTMAPRPDFPITLARNQLAGQLARYA, from the coding sequence ATGAGTGATGACACCACGACGGCGTCGCTACGTCGTGGTCTTGAGGGTTATCTCCGTGCGGTGGCCGGGGAGCTCGCGGTGCCCGCCGAGGCGACCTCGTTCGAGATCAGCGACACGGTGTCGGCCTACCTCGGCCTGACCCGCCGGTGGGATCAACGGCCGCGGCACGACTTGATGCTGCTGTGGGACGAACAGCACGGCTGGGCACTCGCGGTCGAGACCGAACCAGGCGAGCCGACCACGGTCGTCGGCTATCTGGCCAGCGAACAGGTCGCTCCGGCCCCAACGGTCGTCGCGCGCTTCGTCACCGACGCACTCACCGGCTACGGAACAATGGCCCCGAGACCGGATTTCCCCATCACGCTCGCCCGCAACCAACTCGCGGGCCAACTAGCACGCTACGCCTAG